One segment of Methanolinea mesophila DNA contains the following:
- a CDS encoding uroporphyrinogen-III synthase encodes MVINQSKLIQWYREDAGMKIAITRLEGKEGSDNARCAKFGFECYRVSPLRAEIQTQVIGEFVRRVNEEHYDCIFFTSALPARLVAPLLTRWPRIIAIGPQTAGTLEEYKIPCETLPSHYSRAFVPYLGSWIRGKKIGIPRADVPNPGLIEAIRDAGGIPEEMRCYALIPTEEPLDLRGADAVLFTSAMSFTRGVWEMRPGLLVMAIGEVTADAIRMGGIDPGITGDGTLEGTLSALQGYLQKKGHVKTPFQKR; translated from the coding sequence ATGGTGATAAATCAATCGAAACTAATACAGTGGTACCGGGAGGACGCGGGAATGAAGATCGCGATCACAAGGCTCGAGGGAAAAGAGGGCTCAGATAATGCCCGCTGCGCGAAATTCGGCTTTGAATGCTACAGGGTATCCCCCCTGCGGGCCGAGATACAAACGCAGGTGATCGGCGAATTCGTACGCCGGGTGAACGAGGAACACTATGACTGCATCTTCTTTACCAGCGCCCTTCCCGCCCGCCTCGTGGCACCCCTGCTCACCCGCTGGCCGAGGATAATTGCAATAGGCCCGCAGACGGCAGGGACTCTGGAGGAATACAAAATTCCGTGCGAGACGCTCCCCTCCCATTATTCCCGGGCGTTCGTGCCCTACCTTGGAAGCTGGATAAGGGGGAAGAAAATTGGTATCCCCCGTGCGGATGTTCCCAATCCCGGCCTGATAGAGGCGATACGCGATGCCGGAGGAATACCGGAAGAGATGCGTTGTTATGCGCTCATCCCCACGGAAGAACCCCTCGATCTTCGGGGGGCCGACGCAGTGCTCTTCACCAGCGCCATGTCATTTACAAGAGGGGTATGGGAAATGAGACCGGGCCTGCTCGTCATGGCTATCGGGGAAGTTACCGCAGACGCAATCAGGATGGGTGGGATAGATCCCGGGATCACCGGTGACGGGACCCTCGAGGGTACGCTTTCGGCTCTCCAGGGATACCTGCAGAAAAAAGGACACGTGAAAACCCCGTTTCAGAAACGATGA
- a CDS encoding RNA-guided pseudouridylation complex pseudouridine synthase subunit Cbf5 — protein sequence MNVHRGWDFGDPGILVVDKPRGPSSHQVTAWVGEILGTSHVGHSGTLDPMVSGVLVVMLGNAVRLAPLLLQEEKEYICLARLHGDASREEIARVAGEFTGRVYQRPPVRSAVARSLRIRTIYELEILDVEGRLVLMRVRCDAGTYLRSLCHDMGLALGTGGQMQELRRSRSGQFSVDDACTLQDLKDAAVLAREGAISGLRKFIRPVEAAVLPLPRVIVRDTAVDAICHGASLACPGILSFEGGFRKGEMVAVMTIKEELVCLGQALVSSKVCQPGGNGLVVASRTVFMKPGTYPRGWTSHPPQSGPV from the coding sequence ATGAATGTTCACAGAGGCTGGGACTTCGGAGACCCGGGGATCCTGGTCGTCGATAAACCAAGGGGGCCCTCGAGCCACCAGGTTACGGCCTGGGTCGGGGAGATTCTCGGCACCTCGCACGTGGGGCACAGCGGGACCCTCGACCCCATGGTCTCGGGGGTCCTGGTGGTGATGCTGGGCAATGCGGTCCGGTTGGCGCCCCTTCTCCTCCAGGAAGAGAAAGAATACATCTGTCTCGCGAGGCTCCACGGCGACGCATCAAGAGAGGAGATTGCGCGGGTGGCCGGCGAGTTCACCGGGAGGGTCTACCAGCGGCCGCCGGTCAGGAGCGCAGTCGCCCGTTCCCTCCGGATCCGGACGATATACGAGCTCGAGATCCTGGACGTGGAGGGGAGACTTGTGCTCATGCGGGTCAGATGCGATGCGGGGACTTACCTTCGCTCACTCTGTCACGACATGGGCCTCGCCCTCGGCACCGGGGGCCAGATGCAGGAGCTCCGCCGCTCAAGGTCGGGTCAATTTTCGGTCGATGATGCGTGTACGTTGCAGGATCTGAAAGATGCCGCGGTACTCGCACGGGAGGGCGCGATATCAGGGCTCAGAAAATTCATCCGGCCGGTCGAAGCCGCGGTGTTGCCGCTTCCCCGGGTAATCGTAAGGGATACCGCGGTGGACGCGATCTGCCACGGTGCGTCACTGGCATGCCCCGGGATTCTCTCCTTCGAGGGGGGGTTCCGGAAAGGGGAAATGGTGGCGGTAATGACCATTAAAGAAGAGCTCGTCTGCCTGGGGCAGGCGCTGGTCTCCTCGAAGGTCTGCCAGCCCGGCGGGAACGGGCTCGTCGTCGCCTCCCGGACGGTGTTCATGAAGCCGGGAACGTATCCCCGCGGATGGACATCGCACCCCCCCCAATCCGGACCCGTGTAA
- a CDS encoding DNA-methyltransferase: protein MNPGRTSRTRGKGVADLPAGLSRESENLGPFERDRIYQGDALELLSRVPEGSVDLIITDPPFAIDFRAQRLNYNRTGGHVLEGYREIPAENYAAFTRDWVGLAYRALAPSGSMYLFSGWNRLKDVLSALDDTGFITMNHLIWKYQFGVFTRNRFVTSHYHILFAVKNPKNYTFHKIDHYPEDVWVINREYWKGKKKTPTKLPSALVKKILAYSSNPGDTVLDPFLGSGTVAVASQEEGRHFLGFEIVPEYFDFALERLGHSMGPPPGTG from the coding sequence ATGAACCCCGGAAGAACGTCCCGGACCCGCGGAAAGGGTGTCGCGGACCTGCCGGCCGGCCTCTCCCGAGAATCCGAAAATCTCGGGCCGTTCGAGCGGGACCGCATCTACCAGGGTGATGCCCTTGAACTTCTCTCCCGGGTCCCGGAGGGATCCGTCGATCTCATCATCACCGATCCCCCGTTCGCTATTGATTTCCGGGCACAGCGGCTTAACTACAACAGGACCGGGGGGCATGTCCTGGAGGGGTACCGGGAGATCCCGGCCGAGAATTACGCTGCGTTCACCCGGGACTGGGTCGGCCTGGCCTACCGGGCACTCGCCCCTTCAGGGAGCATGTATCTCTTCTCGGGGTGGAACAGGTTAAAAGACGTCCTGTCCGCCCTCGACGATACCGGTTTTATCACCATGAACCACCTGATCTGGAAGTACCAGTTCGGGGTATTCACCAGGAACAGGTTCGTGACCAGCCATTATCATATCCTCTTCGCGGTAAAAAATCCTAAAAATTACACGTTTCACAAGATCGACCATTATCCTGAAGACGTCTGGGTCATTAACCGGGAATACTGGAAAGGAAAGAAAAAAACCCCTACCAAGCTCCCTTCGGCTCTGGTAAAAAAAATCCTCGCGTATTCAAGCAACCCTGGTGATACGGTCCTCGACCCATTCCTGGGCTCGGGCACGGTCGCAGTGGCTTCGCAAGAGGAGGGCAGACATTTCCTGGGGTTTGAGATCGTCCCTGAATATTTCGATTTTGCACTCGAGCGACTGGGCCATTCCATGGGACCGCCACCCGGGACAGGATAA
- a CDS encoding indolepyruvate oxidoreductase subunit beta: MTREKSFDVIIVGIGGQGTILASNILGSACLLERKPVKGAETHGMAQRGGSVESHIRIGGVFGPLIPPGTADLLIGFDLLEARRYAHYLRPEGVMVVNRQLVVPTSVHMAGTPPPTITQVEEALEGFRLCLVDAEALAVQAGSPLTQNVVMMGAASHFLPLGYESLRKAMELQVPAKTVETNIRAFELGRDAGKECGDRITPR; encoded by the coding sequence ATGACCCGGGAGAAGAGCTTCGACGTAATCATCGTGGGGATCGGAGGCCAGGGGACCATCCTCGCCTCGAATATTCTCGGGTCAGCCTGCCTTTTGGAGCGAAAGCCGGTGAAGGGTGCCGAGACCCACGGGATGGCCCAGAGGGGAGGCTCCGTTGAGAGTCATATCCGGATTGGGGGAGTGTTCGGTCCGCTTATACCTCCCGGCACGGCGGACCTGCTCATCGGCTTCGACCTTCTGGAAGCCCGGCGTTACGCGCATTACCTCAGGCCCGAAGGAGTAATGGTGGTGAACAGGCAGCTGGTGGTCCCCACCTCGGTGCACATGGCCGGAACCCCGCCACCGACCATCACTCAGGTCGAAGAGGCACTGGAAGGGTTCCGGTTGTGCCTGGTCGACGCCGAAGCCCTGGCGGTACAGGCGGGCAGCCCCCTCACCCAGAACGTGGTAATGATGGGTGCAGCGTCGCATTTCCTCCCCCTGGGATACGAATCACTCCGGAAAGCCATGGAACTCCAGGTCCCTGCGAAAACGGTGGAGACAAACATCAGGGCGTTCGAGCTGGGAAGAGACGCGGGAAAGGAATGCGGAGACCGGATCACCCCCCGATGA
- the iorA gene encoding indolepyruvate ferredoxin oxidoreductase subunit alpha has product MEPQYLLGNEAIAHGCLEAPIDLACGYPGTPSSEVIDILRVCPGRGYYVEWSVNEKVALENALAAAWCGVRALCTMKHVGLNVAADPLMTSAYTGVTGGLVIMSADDPFAHSSQNEQDSRCYAQFSRIPCLDPASIQEAHDMVRDAFRLSEEFALPVLFRPTTRICHSKGDVVLGDAAKPGRKGEFHRDPRQYVVIPAHTRVLHKKLNEKQPGIKKRLVDLGYNHYQVRGEVAVISGGIAAEYVREVLPDNVSFMKIGAYPIDEEWLSGFVRLHRKVVVVEELAPVIEGAVREVSGTVEVHGKKDGHSPYEGEFSPGLVSGILSSAGISPAVTYPKVTPAPDVPPRPPILCAGCPHRAVFYAMRKIFKDGLYPSDIGCYTLGLQMGAVDTTICMGASITVGSGMKHAGEERDVVATIGDSTFLHTGIQGLLNAVYNGADMTVVILDNRITAMTGHQPNPTTGVTATGDPSPPVSLEAICRACGVSFVETVDPYNLVSLTTALKDAKARPGVKVIIARQACVISARRAGIKRGVFTVDQDVCTDCGLCIQFGCPGIERTGQGVRVTDLCSGCAICTQICPSGAIRKGGKK; this is encoded by the coding sequence ATGGAGCCACAATATCTTCTGGGAAATGAAGCAATAGCCCACGGGTGCCTGGAAGCACCGATCGATCTCGCCTGCGGGTATCCCGGGACCCCTTCGTCGGAGGTCATCGATATCCTGCGGGTGTGCCCCGGCCGGGGATACTACGTCGAATGGTCGGTCAATGAAAAGGTCGCGCTGGAAAATGCACTGGCCGCCGCATGGTGCGGGGTCCGGGCACTCTGCACCATGAAGCACGTGGGCCTGAACGTTGCAGCCGATCCGCTGATGACCAGCGCCTATACCGGGGTTACCGGGGGCCTCGTGATCATGAGCGCAGATGATCCCTTTGCCCACAGTTCGCAGAACGAACAGGACAGCAGGTGTTATGCGCAATTTTCCCGGATTCCCTGTCTCGACCCCGCCTCCATCCAGGAGGCGCACGATATGGTGAGGGATGCATTCAGGCTTTCGGAAGAGTTCGCGCTCCCGGTGCTCTTCCGGCCGACAACACGGATATGCCATTCCAAGGGCGACGTGGTTCTTGGAGATGCGGCAAAACCCGGAAGGAAGGGAGAATTCCACCGTGACCCGCGGCAATACGTGGTTATACCTGCCCATACGCGGGTGCTCCACAAAAAATTGAACGAAAAACAACCGGGGATAAAAAAACGGCTGGTGGACCTCGGGTACAACCACTACCAGGTCCGGGGTGAGGTGGCGGTTATCTCAGGGGGTATCGCCGCCGAATACGTGCGCGAGGTACTACCGGACAACGTCTCGTTCATGAAGATCGGGGCATATCCCATCGATGAGGAATGGTTGTCGGGCTTTGTACGGCTTCATCGTAAGGTCGTGGTGGTCGAAGAGCTCGCCCCGGTGATCGAAGGGGCGGTGCGGGAGGTCTCCGGCACGGTCGAGGTGCACGGAAAAAAGGACGGGCATTCTCCCTACGAAGGGGAGTTCTCTCCCGGGCTCGTCAGCGGGATCCTCTCTTCTGCGGGCATCTCCCCTGCGGTCACATATCCTAAGGTGACCCCGGCTCCCGACGTCCCGCCCCGACCTCCAATCCTCTGTGCCGGATGCCCGCACAGGGCGGTATTCTACGCGATGCGGAAGATCTTCAAGGACGGGCTTTACCCTTCGGACATAGGCTGCTACACCCTCGGACTCCAGATGGGGGCGGTCGACACCACCATCTGCATGGGGGCCTCTATAACGGTAGGGAGCGGGATGAAGCACGCAGGCGAGGAACGCGATGTGGTGGCTACCATCGGGGACTCTACGTTCCTGCATACGGGGATCCAGGGCCTCCTGAACGCGGTATATAATGGTGCGGACATGACCGTGGTGATCCTCGACAACCGGATCACCGCTATGACCGGCCACCAGCCGAACCCCACGACCGGAGTTACCGCAACGGGGGATCCCTCTCCCCCGGTATCGCTCGAGGCGATCTGCCGGGCGTGCGGGGTTTCCTTTGTAGAGACTGTCGACCCCTACAACCTCGTCTCCCTTACTACGGCGCTGAAGGATGCGAAGGCACGTCCGGGGGTTAAAGTGATCATCGCCCGGCAGGCATGCGTCATCTCCGCCCGTAGGGCAGGAATCAAGCGGGGAGTCTTTACCGTCGACCAGGACGTCTGTACCGACTGCGGGCTCTGCATCCAGTTCGGCTGTCCGGGTATCGAGCGCACCGGCCAGGGGGTCAGGGTCACCGATCTCTGCAGCGGGTGTGCGATCTGCACGCAAATCTGTCCTTCGGGTGCCATCAGGAAGGGAGGGAAGAAATGA
- a CDS encoding radical SAM protein — MTGFLPDPAEGNVLRSVRDVKVCVLTFGCTYNQADAGKIAEVLKHQGCTIVDLPEDAEAVIVNTCTVIASTERKMLRLIADLKDRPLYVSGCMGVVQRDRILEVAAPGFISPGEIQREYRRVNTVSASPVGIVQIASGCPGSCAYCITRKARGPLRSFPREEIVEHARKLARGGACEIRITAQDVSAWGLDRGEDLPDLLSGLCSVPGNFFLRLGMMNPATLLPLLTEIIRSFRDDKVFKFLHLPVQSGSDQVLAGMQRHYSVDDFERIVNAFREKFPSMYLMTDLICGFPGETEEDIGKTIDLLYRVKPNKVNITRYSWRPLTIIPHSGDLPDRIKKDRSRLLLKHATAIYHELNRQWIGKTVPLVVTERIREGSVSARTPEYHNVILREDLPPGFRCHARITGERMYYLTGERCEPSGP, encoded by the coding sequence ATGACCGGGTTTTTACCAGACCCCGCCGAAGGGAATGTTCTCCGGTCGGTCCGGGACGTAAAGGTGTGCGTCCTGACGTTCGGCTGCACCTACAACCAGGCAGATGCCGGAAAGATCGCCGAAGTCCTGAAACATCAGGGATGCACCATCGTCGATCTTCCGGAAGATGCCGAAGCAGTTATCGTCAACACCTGCACGGTAATCGCATCGACGGAACGTAAAATGCTCCGCCTGATCGCGGACCTGAAGGACAGACCCCTTTACGTAAGCGGGTGTATGGGGGTGGTGCAGAGAGACCGGATCCTTGAAGTCGCCGCTCCCGGGTTCATTTCTCCCGGGGAGATCCAGCGGGAGTACAGGAGAGTGAACACGGTGAGCGCATCCCCGGTCGGGATCGTGCAGATCGCGTCAGGCTGCCCGGGGAGTTGTGCATATTGCATCACGCGGAAAGCAAGGGGACCGTTGCGAAGTTTTCCACGGGAAGAGATCGTGGAACACGCCCGGAAGCTGGCCAGGGGAGGGGCATGCGAGATCAGGATCACCGCCCAGGACGTGAGCGCCTGGGGGCTCGATCGGGGCGAAGACCTTCCCGATCTCCTGTCCGGCCTCTGCAGTGTCCCGGGTAACTTCTTCCTCAGGCTGGGCATGATGAACCCGGCGACGCTCCTGCCGCTGCTCACGGAGATCATCCGGTCGTTCCGCGATGACAAGGTCTTCAAATTTCTGCACCTCCCCGTGCAATCCGGTTCCGATCAGGTGCTTGCAGGGATGCAGAGGCACTACAGTGTCGACGATTTCGAACGGATCGTGAATGCGTTCCGCGAGAAATTTCCCTCGATGTACCTTATGACCGACCTTATCTGCGGGTTTCCGGGAGAAACGGAGGAGGACATCGGAAAGACGATCGACCTGCTCTACCGGGTCAAACCGAATAAAGTAAACATCACCCGCTATTCGTGGCGTCCTCTGACGATTATACCACATTCGGGCGACCTGCCCGACCGGATAAAAAAGGACAGGTCGCGATTGCTGTTAAAACACGCGACTGCAATCTACCATGAATTAAACCGGCAGTGGATCGGGAAGACCGTCCCGCTCGTGGTGACCGAGAGGATCCGCGAGGGGTCGGTCTCGGCAAGGACCCCCGAATATCACAATGTCATACTTCGCGAAGACCTTCCCCCCGGATTCAGGTGTCATGCGCGGATTACCGGGGAACGGATGTATTATCTGACCGGTGAACGGTGCGAACCATCCGGTCCATAA
- the nadX gene encoding aspartate dehydrogenase: MIRIGLVGCGNIGHIIAKYRENIEIVAVYDLIFERARELADVCGATACEDFPSFLDMDFDYAVEAASVRAVHRYAGDILKHGKHLVVMSVGALSDREFLENLKTIARSSERRIYIPSGAICGLDNLKVGRISKINHLLLRTTKTPESLGIVTRERKMIFLGKANECIKEFPKNVNVSVALSLAAGADADVELWADPDVERNIHEIFAEGEFGDIYIRVNNVPSPDNPATSYLAALSILTLLRDLEDPLVIGT, translated from the coding sequence ATGATCAGGATCGGGCTGGTAGGCTGCGGAAATATCGGACATATCATCGCAAAATACAGGGAAAATATCGAGATTGTCGCAGTTTATGACCTGATTTTTGAGAGAGCCCGTGAGCTCGCCGATGTATGCGGAGCGACCGCCTGCGAGGACTTCCCTTCATTTCTGGACATGGATTTCGACTATGCGGTCGAAGCGGCATCAGTCCGGGCGGTGCACCGCTACGCCGGGGACATCCTGAAGCACGGAAAACACCTCGTGGTGATGAGCGTCGGAGCCCTCTCGGACAGGGAGTTCTTGGAAAACCTGAAAACGATCGCGAGGTCATCGGAGCGCCGGATCTATATTCCAAGTGGCGCAATATGCGGGCTTGATAACCTGAAAGTCGGGCGTATTTCGAAGATCAACCACCTTCTTCTCCGCACCACAAAGACCCCGGAATCGCTCGGGATCGTCACCAGGGAGCGGAAAATGATCTTCCTCGGGAAGGCGAACGAATGCATCAAGGAGTTTCCCAAGAACGTGAATGTATCCGTCGCACTGAGCCTCGCGGCGGGGGCGGATGCGGACGTGGAACTGTGGGCCGACCCGGATGTCGAACGGAACATTCATGAAATTTTTGCCGAGGGTGAATTCGGGGACATTTACATACGGGTGAACAACGTTCCGAGCCCGGACAACCCTGCAACGAGCTACCTGGCCGCCCTCTCCATCCTCACGCTCCTCCGGGATCTTGAAGATCCGCTGGTGATCGGTACATGA
- the nadA gene encoding quinolinate synthase NadA, whose amino-acid sequence MNYREEIRRLKERKSAIILAHNYQPPGIQDMADVVGDSLELAIAAKATDAPVIIFCGVDFMAETAKILNPGRKVLIPVKDATCPLAAQLTPEMILAARNEHPSAAVVLYINSTARCKAYADVICTSANAVKVVSSLDSREVIVGPDANLAAYIQDKVPGKYIIPLPAHGHCYVHQMFTEDDIREARIRGGRIICHPECRPEIQKMSDLVASTGGMVRSAPEAGTWNVFTERDMGYRLRTLYPGKTFYMREDAVCEDMKKISLEDLRDSLEYERFEIILPADIMEKARSAIERMIEIGR is encoded by the coding sequence ATGAACTACCGTGAAGAGATCCGGAGGCTGAAAGAGCGAAAATCGGCAATAATCCTGGCACACAACTACCAGCCACCCGGGATCCAGGACATGGCCGATGTCGTCGGGGACAGCCTGGAATTGGCAATCGCCGCAAAAGCGACCGATGCGCCGGTAATAATCTTCTGCGGGGTTGATTTCATGGCCGAAACGGCAAAAATTCTCAACCCCGGCAGGAAAGTGCTTATTCCCGTAAAGGACGCGACATGCCCTCTCGCGGCCCAGCTTACCCCGGAGATGATCCTTGCGGCAAGAAATGAACATCCCTCGGCGGCGGTGGTCCTTTATATCAACAGCACTGCACGGTGCAAGGCATATGCCGACGTGATCTGCACCTCCGCGAATGCGGTGAAGGTCGTCAGTTCGCTCGATTCCCGCGAGGTGATCGTGGGTCCCGACGCAAACCTCGCGGCGTATATCCAGGATAAGGTTCCCGGGAAGTATATCATCCCCCTTCCCGCTCATGGACACTGCTACGTGCACCAGATGTTTACCGAGGACGACATCCGCGAGGCCAGGATACGGGGTGGAAGGATCATCTGTCACCCTGAATGCAGGCCGGAGATCCAGAAAATGTCGGACCTTGTGGCGTCGACCGGCGGAATGGTGCGGAGCGCCCCGGAGGCCGGCACATGGAACGTGTTCACCGAAAGGGACATGGGATACCGCCTGAGGACCCTGTATCCCGGTAAGACATTTTACATGAGAGAGGACGCAGTCTGCGAGGACATGAAAAAGATCAGCCTGGAGGATCTCCGCGATTCCCTCGAATATGAACGGTTCGAGATCATCCTCCCCGCCGATATCATGGAAAAGGCGAGATCTGCGATCGAAAGGATGATTGAGATAGGGAGATAG
- the nadC gene encoding carboxylating nicotinate-nucleotide diphosphorylase encodes MVDREQLLGFLSEDAPYGDLTSELLIDPSLTCHGVIQLKETGIIAGLEEAAEIFSILGVAVNSRARDGELVVRGGILLELEGPARGVLLGERTALNIIGRMSGIATKTREIADKVREKNSSCTIACTRKTAPGLRVLDKKAVALGGGVRHRFGLSDAVLIKDNHLLLLPLEEAISRAKMGSVYHRVEVEVRDADQARRAALAGADIIMLDNMTPEAVAGAVRAIRGVPGGDSRIIEVSGGICEENAILYALPGVDVISMGCLTHSVVNLDVSLDFLPDL; translated from the coding sequence ATGGTCGACCGTGAACAACTCCTCGGGTTCCTTTCGGAAGATGCACCTTACGGCGATCTCACCAGCGAACTCCTGATAGACCCTTCCCTCACCTGCCATGGCGTGATCCAGTTAAAAGAGACGGGTATAATCGCCGGGCTCGAAGAAGCCGCTGAAATCTTTTCGATCCTGGGGGTCGCGGTGAATTCGAGAGCCCGGGACGGTGAACTGGTGGTCCGTGGCGGGATCCTGCTCGAACTCGAAGGGCCGGCAAGGGGAGTGCTCCTCGGGGAGCGGACCGCCCTCAATATCATCGGAAGAATGAGCGGTATCGCAACAAAGACCCGGGAGATCGCAGATAAGGTCCGGGAAAAGAATTCATCGTGCACCATCGCCTGCACCAGGAAAACGGCCCCGGGGCTGCGGGTCCTGGACAAAAAAGCCGTTGCACTTGGCGGGGGGGTGCGTCACCGGTTTGGTCTGTCCGATGCGGTTCTGATCAAGGACAACCACCTCCTGCTCCTGCCCCTTGAGGAGGCGATATCCCGGGCGAAGATGGGGTCCGTATATCATCGGGTCGAGGTTGAAGTCAGGGATGCGGACCAGGCGAGAAGGGCGGCGTTGGCCGGGGCGGATATCATCATGCTGGACAACATGACCCCGGAAGCTGTCGCTGGCGCCGTAAGGGCTATACGCGGCGTTCCCGGCGGGGATTCGCGTATCATCGAGGTCTCAGGCGGGATTTGCGAGGAGAACGCGATCCTGTACGCCCTGCCGGGTGTGGATGTCATCAGCATGGGCTGCCTGACCCATAGTGTGGTGAATCTCGATGTAAGCCTCGATTTTTTACCTGACCTGTAG
- a CDS encoding HEAT repeat domain-containing protein, producing the protein MPAEKDEVPSPAAPGPDGPGPDIDQVVIRRRVQYFLELLESRYLDERWKAAEALGELGDPSAVEPLIRALEDPYVDVGWIAAKSLGSIGDPRAVGPLITALASKEKWMKIGASIGLGKLKDPRAVKPLIATLKDKDRLVRRHAAWALGNIGDTDAIPALEVAAKDPDETVRTAAEVALHMLKQKK; encoded by the coding sequence ATGCCTGCGGAAAAAGATGAAGTCCCTTCACCTGCCGCTCCGGGCCCGGATGGGCCAGGGCCGGATATCGATCAGGTGGTGATCCGGCGGAGAGTTCAGTATTTTCTCGAACTTTTGGAAAGCCGTTACCTCGATGAGCGATGGAAAGCCGCCGAAGCACTCGGCGAGCTCGGGGACCCCTCCGCAGTCGAGCCCCTGATCAGGGCTCTCGAAGATCCGTATGTCGACGTAGGCTGGATCGCCGCGAAATCCCTGGGCAGCATAGGAGACCCCAGAGCGGTCGGGCCATTGATCACCGCACTGGCCTCGAAGGAGAAGTGGATGAAGATCGGGGCATCGATAGGGCTCGGAAAACTCAAAGATCCGCGTGCAGTGAAACCCCTTATAGCGACGCTGAAAGACAAGGACCGCTTGGTGCGGAGGCATGCAGCGTGGGCACTCGGTAACATCGGTGATACCGACGCGATACCGGCCCTCGAGGTCGCGGCGAAAGACCCCGATGAGACGGTTCGGACCGCCGCCGAGGTCGCCCTTCACATGTTGAAACAAAAAAAGTAA
- a CDS encoding Holliday junction resolvase-like protein produces the protein MLEFALLLTIVALLILVVFYLRLRGALESRAEEKFRQWKNTTLESEASALATLYTREWTGREEDRIRKDAVKKSESVIQGKVTEHLIPYFPGFSYNPKDARFLGSPVDFVIFDGLSTGDLKKVVFIEVKSGRKPTLSSRERMVRDCIGNLAVSYEVLHHPGASGDQDTSSS, from the coding sequence ATGCTCGAATTTGCTCTTCTCCTGACCATCGTTGCATTGTTGATCCTCGTGGTCTTTTACCTCAGACTCCGGGGGGCGCTCGAGTCGAGAGCCGAAGAGAAGTTCCGGCAATGGAAGAACACTACACTGGAATCCGAGGCGAGCGCACTGGCCACGCTCTATACCCGGGAATGGACGGGCCGGGAAGAGGACCGCATCAGGAAGGACGCGGTGAAAAAGAGTGAGTCGGTGATCCAGGGAAAAGTTACCGAGCACCTGATCCCGTATTTTCCCGGGTTTTCATATAATCCAAAGGATGCCAGGTTTCTTGGCTCTCCGGTGGATTTCGTGATATTCGACGGGCTTTCAACCGGTGACCTTAAGAAAGTGGTATTTATTGAGGTAAAAAGCGGCAGGAAACCCACACTATCCAGCCGGGAACGGATGGTGAGGGATTGCATAGGGAACCTCGCGGTCTCCTATGAGGTACTGCACCACCCCGGGGCTTCGGGCGATCAGGATACCTCATCATCCTGA
- a CDS encoding winged helix-turn-helix domain-containing protein, protein MSEVNLPPSSKTVLKILDEGGAMTHKELVKKSKLAPRTVRYALKKLKEKHLIIEKFNFRDARQIIYQYRESVVAA, encoded by the coding sequence ATGAGTGAGGTGAACCTTCCCCCATCATCAAAGACCGTCCTGAAGATTCTGGACGAAGGGGGTGCGATGACTCACAAGGAGCTTGTGAAGAAAAGCAAGCTCGCACCCCGCACTGTAAGGTATGCACTCAAGAAACTGAAGGAGAAACACCTCATAATTGAGAAATTCAACTTCAGGGACGCCCGGCAGATCATCTACCAGTACAGAGAGTCCGTGGTGGCCGCATGA
- a CDS encoding transcriptional regulator, with product MMGRDCDIMVCDAMVRKYLPAMRAEMVYRLVNNQGFSQSDAAKKLGVSRAAISQYMSKKRGGSGAIEFSGDLDALIDRWASAVRGDGSIITLCDLCRCAMKKS from the coding sequence ATGATGGGGAGGGACTGCGATATCATGGTATGCGATGCCATGGTTCGCAAGTACCTTCCTGCAATGAGAGCCGAAATGGTCTATCGTCTGGTGAATAATCAGGGTTTTTCCCAGAGTGATGCCGCGAAAAAACTGGGAGTGAGCAGGGCTGCGATATCCCAGTACATGAGCAAAAAGAGGGGCGGGTCGGGAGCGATCGAATTCTCGGGCGATCTCGACGCGCTCATCGACAGGTGGGCCTCCGCAGTACGCGGCGACGGGTCCATCATTACCCTCTGCGACCTCTGCCGTTGTGCGATGAAAAAGAGTTAG